The genomic region AACACATCTCCAGCCGGTCCATAAATTCCATTCTCGATGAGGCCGAAAGACTCAGTAAAGAAAAATTCTTCCACGGCACAATCTCCGACATCGGCGGCCCAACCGCAAATATGTATGGTATGAGCTGTGGAAATGATAAATCTTGTCAGAGGGCAAGCTGCCTGTTTCCATCGCCGTGTAAATTCCTCAACGCCGATTACACGAAGCTCTTAAAATTGATGAATGAGATTCTAAAATGGGCAAACTCCGGCAAGCGGAAAATCAACGTTTACGTCGCCTCCGGCGTAAGGCACGATTTGGCCCTGCTCAGCAGCGAGTATATTAATTTATTGGCCGCTCATTTCGTTGGCGGCCATTTAAAAGTCGCCCCCGAGCATTCCTGCCCGCCTGTATTGGCTCTTATGGGCAAGTGTCCGATTGAATTGCTCGATGAATTTGAAGATAAATTCCTTGCCGCCTCTAAAAAGGCCGGCAGGCAGCAGTATCTTGTTCCTTATTTCATCAGTTCTCACCCCGGCTCGACGTCCGACGACGCTGTAAAACTTATGGAGTATCTGTTGAAAAAGAATTGGCGTTTGGAGCAGGTTCAGGATTTTACACCTGTGCCGCTGACGCTTTCGACTGCGATGTATGTTTCGGGTATTGATGCTAAGGGAAAGAAGATATTTGTGCCGAAGGGCCACAGCGAAAAGAATCTGCAACTCGCTCTTTTGCAGTTCGCCCGTCCTGAAAACCAGAGAATGCTGATAAACTTCTTTTCCTCTAAAGGAAGAAAAGATTTAATTGCGAAAATAAAACAACCCCGCCGCCGTGATTAACCCCCGGACCTGTGCCGGGGATTATGGTTTTGAAATATAGATATTCGAGGATATATCAGAAGAATTAGAAAAATAGCAAAGGAGAGATTATGCGTAAAAGAAATTGGTTGGTTGAAGATAACATAGTTGCCCTTTATATAGCATTACATCATTATAAAGATTTGAAATATGATATTGATAATATTAGGGAACTCATACCTCACAAGGGTTTTCCAATGCGAATTCAAAACTATAAAGCCATTCATACCAAGGGAGAAAAAGGACTCAATGCTGGCTTAAAATCTCCACTGTTTAATGAGCTTTATGATATTTTTAATGGGTTAGAGCGGGAAAAACTGGCTAAGCTCGTAAATTCTATTTTGAAAGTTAAATCAAAAATTACAATATAATAATAGGGAATAATAAAGAACGTTTGCCTGTTTTTTATGCCTTGCTTCGCCAAGCTTTCCCCGCTATAATTACTCCGATTCCTTGAGGAGGCAGCAACGGAAGTTCAAGTATCAAAAATTAAAATGTAAAATGACAATGTAAAGCGAAGAGATAAAAAACGCTTTTTGTGGAGAATAAAAAAATATGAGTCCAACAATGTGGCAAAGTATTTTTACTTATCTTCTTTGGTTAGGATTGTTCATTACGGCTATCGGGACAGTAGGTTCTCAATATTTTAGCAAAGAAGTGGAACATGCCAAAGAGCAAGAAACCTCTACTAAAATAGAAAATCTGTCCAAACAAAATGAGGAGCTTATTACTGGGAAGAACGCCCTGCTAGAACAAATAGGAAAATATCAACAAGACCTCCAAGAGAAAGAAGAAAAGATTAGAGACCTTGACAAGAAGGCCAAAATGGCAGGACGAGGTGTGGTGTCAATATATAGTTATAATGGTGTCAAAAGACAAACTTATGGAGGAAATATAAAAGCCGTTGCAGGAGAAGAATTTGAAATTTTCCAGCAAATGGTAGCTCTTGAACAATCTAAAAAATTTCCTGCACTGATTGAGCTTTGCACACAGCAGATAGGGAAAACACCAGATTGGCTGACACCCTATTTTTTTCTAGGAGTCGCTCAGGCAAATACAGGTTTAAAGGATGAAGCAATAAAAAATATTCGTTATGTAGTTGATAATGCCCCCGAAGATCCTGAATATAAGCAGGCTGAAGGAATTCTCAAGCAACTAGAGCAACGGCCTTAATCTTGCAGGAAATAAATAGTGGCCGCCTGCCCTGTGAAGTGTTTTTTATGCTGCTTCATAGAGTCTCTTAAAACTGTTTCATCAGGGTTTATTTTTCCAGCTATTTTTAATTCTTTTAAAAATCCGCGTAACCCGTGTAATCCGCGGTTTAATTCGTTTTCTTTCACGCTTTTGTCAACATAATCGTGAAAATTTATAAAAAAACGACAATTTTCACGGTTTCGAGCTATAATTATCCCTCAATCGCCTTTTTCGATATTGATTTTTACCTGTTGGTTTTCATGCACTTCTTGCCGCAAACCGCACTATTCTTATTAGACGGTCCCGTAAAAGTCTGTTTTTATGGCTAAAAATCGTTTTTTTGGAGTTTGCAATATCATTATCCGGCGTTAAATTTAATCACCTTTGGTTGATTTTAGCTTTCCTATTTCCCTAAACCATGTACCCTAAACCCTATTACTTTTTTTCCTTTGACATCGTTTTTAATTTCTGTTATAAAACTGTATTCTAAATTTTAGCAAAAGTATAAGTTGTTTATTTGAAGGTACTTACATGGCACATAAAAAAGGACAAGGTTCTTCATCGAATGGACGCGACAGCAATCCGAAAAATCGCGGCGTTAAATTATTTGGCGGTCAGGTTGCAAAGACTGGTGCGATTTTAGTTCGTCAGAAGGGTACTATTTTCCAGCCGGGCTTTAACGTTGGTATGGGCAGGGATTTTACGCTTTTTGCCTTAAAAGATGGCCTCGTAACGTTTAAGGGCAAAAAAGTTCACATTGAAGCGTAAATTTCCCCTTGTTTCTTGTCCGCCTTTGGTGTGATTTGAATAAGAATAAGGATGGCTTAATGCCATCCTTTTTTTGTATAGTTGTTTTTGATTTTTAAACCCTAAACCCTGTACCCTAAAATGATATGTTTATAGACCAGGCAAAAATTAAAATAAAGGCCGGTGACGGCGGCGACGGCTGTGTTGCTTTCCGCCGTGAAAAATATATCCCCAAAGGGGGTCCTAGCGGCGGGGATGGTGGGCGGGGCGGAGATGTGTATTTTGAAGCGGCCGAAGATGTGGATACGCTGCTGGACTTTTCAGGCAGGGCGATATGGCAGGCGAAAAATGGTATGCCGGGCGAAGGGTCAAATTGCCACGGCAGCGACGCCAAAGACCTTGTTATTAAAGTGCCGGTCGGAACCCAGGTTTACGACGAAGACCTCGACGGTCTTCTATTGCAGGATATGAACAAAGCCGGGATGAAAGTCAAAATATGCAGGGGCGGCAAAGGCGGCAGAGGCAATAAGACCTTCGCAACCTCAACCCGACAGTCGCCTCGATACGCACAAAAAGGACAAGTCGGCAGAGAAAGAAATCTTAAACTTATCCTGAAACTCATCGCAGATGTCGGACTTGTCGGTCTGCCAAACGCAGGCAAAAGCACAATGCTTTCACGATGCTCCTCGGCAAGACCCAAAATCGCCGACTATCCATTCACCACACTTGAGCCGGTGCTCGGAATCGTCGAACTGTCGGAGTACCGCAGATTCGTAGTGGCCGATTTGCCGGGTATTATCGAAGGCGCACATAAAGGTGCCGGACTGGGCATCGATTTTCTGCGGCATATTGAACGAACAAGAATTATCGTTCATATACTCGATATTATGCCGATGGACGAAAGCGACCCTGTCGATAATTATAAAAAAATAAAAAAAGAACTGCTGGCCTATAGCAAAGAACTCGGCAAAAAGAAGGAAATAATAGTCATTAACAAAATCGACCTCGACCCGGACGAAAAAATCCTGAAAAAAATCAAAAAGAAATTCAAAAAGAAAGTCTTTACAATATCCGCAGTAACAGGCAAAGGAATAAAAGAACTTTCTGAAGAGCTGTTTAAATTGGTTCAGAAAGAAAAAGAAGTAAAGAAGTAGGGAAGTAAGGAAAAAACGATATTAACTTCCAACATCGAACGCTGAACGCTCAACGTTGAATATGGAGTGTATTTTGTTGAGGTTTAAAAGGAAAAGAGATATAATTTTACAGACAGCGAGGAGTTGCAACATTGAGACTGAATAATAGATGACTGTTCCGGTTTATATGGGTACTATTGTTGTAGACAAGTAATAAGTATGAATATATCCGAATCTGAGTGGGAATTTTTCAAGAAATATATGTTGAGCATGCCGCTTGAGGAGATTGAACAAATCAAGCGGGAAAGTGCTACGGAAGCCGAAAGACTTTATAGCGAATTCAAAAAGAAGTTTGAACAAGGTCTTTGCGACAGTTGTGGAAAATCATTTTCATTTGTTAATTCGATTTAGAAGTTCATCGGCGTATTGGGGGTTTAGGGACTTGAGGATATTGTATTCAATGAGGGCGGAATCTTTATCGCCGCTTAACAGATAAATAAGACCAAGAGCACGATGCGCCTCGGTATAATCCGGCCTGATTCTTACGGCTTGCTTATAAGCATCTATCGCCTCAGACCAGCGGCCAAGGCTGCTGTAGGCAATGGCGAGATTATGGTACGCCTCTATATCGTCCGGCTTAGTTCTTATGACCTGCTTAAAAGCGTTTATTGCCTCGGGCAGACGGCCGAACTTACCGTAAGCAACGCCGAGATTATTATATGCCTCTGCATCGTCCGGTTTATTTTTTATGACCTGTTCATAGGCGGCTATTTCCTCGGACAGGCGGCCGAGACTGCCGTAATCAAGGCCAAGATTGTAGTATGCCTCTGCATAATCCGGCCTGATTTTTACGGTCTGCTTATAGGCGTCTATCGCCTCGAGGCGTCGGTCAAGATTGTCTAAAGCAGCGCCAAGATTATAGTACGCAAGATAATTGTTTTGCGTTACATCGATTGCGTGCGAAAAAAGAGTCAGACTATTCTTCCAGTAACTTGTCTGCCTGTGTGCGCATATTCCGAGAGTAGTCAGTACTATTATCATCGATAAGCTAAGAACGATTTTCAGCCGGGGCCATTTTGAAAGAAGCTGCCGCAGGCCCCAGGCAAGCATTATGAACAATCCTATATAAGGAATATAAGTGTAACGGTCGGCGTAAGCCTGTCTGCCGACCTGGACAAATCCTATGACCGGCACAAGTGTTCCGACAAACCAGAACCAGCCTACGGACAAATATTTTTGATTACGTCCAGGAAGAACCACGAAAACAGAAATGCCAA from Phycisphaerae bacterium harbors:
- the rpmA gene encoding 50S ribosomal protein L27, translated to MAHKKGQGSSSNGRDSNPKNRGVKLFGGQVAKTGAILVRQKGTIFQPGFNVGMGRDFTLFALKDGLVTFKGKKVHIEA
- a CDS encoding tetratricopeptide repeat protein; translation: MPRQVKQNIVLSIYFILTVGTLLVFWQVRNFDFVNYDDTVYVYENPHVLNSLTVDGAVWAFTSGHATNWHPLTWLSLMLDCRLFGSGPAGFHLVNLFLHIANTLLLFTVLKKMTDSLWPSAFVAAAFALHPMHVESVAWIAERKDVLSTFFWLLTMWAYVRFVGRPKPANYLLAIVFFTLGLMAKPMLVTLPFVLLLLDYWPLERFGGRSVFYLIREKIPFFILAFVSGIVTFLVQRTGGAVAGGYLSFSDRFANVFLSYTQYINKMFWPRNLAVFYPFHIAGVPFWQIAACALLLLGISVFVVLPGRNQKYLSVGWFWFVGTLVPVIGFVQVGRQAYADRYTYIPYIGLFIMLAWGLRQLLSKWPRLKIVLSLSMIIVLTTLGICAHRQTSYWKNSLTLFSHAIDVTQNNYLAYYNLGAALDNLDRRLEAIDAYKQTVKIRPDYAEAYYNLGLDYGSLGRLSEEIAAYEQVIKNKPDDAEAYNNLGVAYGKFGRLPEAINAFKQVIRTKPDDIEAYHNLAIAYSSLGRWSEAIDAYKQAVRIRPDYTEAHRALGLIYLLSGDKDSALIEYNILKSLNPQYADELLNRINK
- the obgE gene encoding GTPase ObgE yields the protein MFIDQAKIKIKAGDGGDGCVAFRREKYIPKGGPSGGDGGRGGDVYFEAAEDVDTLLDFSGRAIWQAKNGMPGEGSNCHGSDAKDLVIKVPVGTQVYDEDLDGLLLQDMNKAGMKVKICRGGKGGRGNKTFATSTRQSPRYAQKGQVGRERNLKLILKLIADVGLVGLPNAGKSTMLSRCSSARPKIADYPFTTLEPVLGIVELSEYRRFVVADLPGIIEGAHKGAGLGIDFLRHIERTRIIVHILDIMPMDESDPVDNYKKIKKELLAYSKELGKKKEIIVINKIDLDPDEKILKKIKKKFKKKVFTISAVTGKGIKELSEELFKLVQKEKEVKK